In a genomic window of Anoxybacter fermentans:
- the nikR gene encoding nickel-responsive transcriptional regulator NikR, whose product MSNLVRFGVSIDENLLHKFDKMINGVYANRSEAIRDLIREKIVEEEWQTDDGEVVGSLTLIYDHHQRGLTEKMLKLQHNYHYLFKSNLHLHLNHDCCLEVIVIQGRACEVKKVANMLIGLKGVKYGKLTISTNGQAF is encoded by the coding sequence ATGTCCAATCTGGTACGCTTCGGAGTATCAATCGATGAGAATCTTTTGCACAAATTTGATAAAATGATCAATGGAGTATATGCCAATCGCTCTGAAGCTATTAGAGATTTAATAAGGGAGAAGATTGTTGAAGAAGAATGGCAGACTGATGACGGAGAGGTAGTTGGATCATTAACTTTAATTTATGATCATCATCAACGGGGATTGACGGAAAAAATGCTCAAACTTCAGCACAATTATCATTATCTCTTTAAATCCAATCTTCATTTACATTTGAACCATGACTGTTGCCTGGAGGTTATTGTGATTCAGGGTAGAGCCTGTGAGGTTAAAAAAGTAGCAAATATGCTCATTGGACTGAAGGGAGTTAAATATGGAAAATTGACTATCTCAACAAATGGTCAGGCATTTTAA
- a CDS encoding energy-coupling factor ABC transporter permease: MHIPDGFLDVKTCVSTYLAVGGSFGFGLKRMKANFKEEQIPLLGLLGAFIFAAQMINLPIAAGTSGHLLGGVLAMLVVGPWAASLIITSILIIQAIFFMDGGVAVLGANILNMAVIQVFAGYWIYWGLKKLIKSYKIRIFISAWAATVISAVAAALELAFSGTIGLHLVLPAMVGWHMLIGLIEGLITLLVVVYLKKVIPEKLDFLKCEGGECCV; the protein is encoded by the coding sequence ATGCATATTCCTGATGGTTTTTTGGATGTTAAGACCTGTGTTAGTACATATCTTGCTGTTGGCGGTTCTTTTGGATTTGGATTAAAACGTATGAAGGCCAACTTTAAAGAAGAACAGATCCCTTTATTGGGACTATTGGGAGCATTTATATTTGCAGCGCAGATGATAAATTTACCTATTGCTGCAGGAACTTCGGGACACCTATTAGGAGGAGTTTTGGCTATGCTTGTGGTTGGACCCTGGGCTGCATCTTTGATTATAACTTCTATTCTCATTATTCAGGCCATTTTCTTTATGGATGGTGGTGTGGCGGTATTAGGTGCTAATATTCTCAATATGGCGGTTATTCAGGTATTTGCAGGTTATTGGATTTATTGGGGATTGAAAAAGTTAATCAAATCATATAAGATCCGGATCTTTATTTCTGCCTGGGCTGCTACGGTAATTTCAGCGGTAGCTGCAGCGTTGGAACTGGCTTTTTCAGGAACTATTGGTTTACATCTGGTCCTTCCAGCAATGGTAGGATGGCATATGCTGATAGGTTTAATTGAGGGTCTGATTACTCTGCTTGTGGTAGTTTATCTTAAAAAAGTAATACCTGAAAAATTAGATTTTTTGAAATGTGAGGGAGGGGAGTGCTGTGTTTAA
- a CDS encoding PDGLE domain-containing protein produces MFNKKHLYFVIGIIFILAFFNSILASSYPDGLERVAEDLGFIEHTRDSFSIFADYALPFGSELVSTGLAGLLGVLVTYLVLVVIGKIIIKKRVACR; encoded by the coding sequence GTGTTTAACAAAAAACATTTATATTTTGTAATTGGAATTATCTTTATCCTGGCTTTTTTTAATTCGATACTGGCCTCGTCTTATCCCGATGGTCTGGAGCGTGTGGCTGAAGACCTGGGTTTTATTGAACATACTAGAGATAGTTTTTCTATCTTTGCTGATTATGCCCTTCCCTTCGGTAGTGAATTGGTTAGTACTGGATTGGCTGGTTTATTGGGTGTGTTGGTAACATATCTGGTTTTGGTTGTTATTGGAAAAATCATTATAAAAAAAAGGGTTGCTTGTCGATGA
- a CDS encoding energy-coupling factor transporter transmembrane component T family protein, with protein MMKVQPGSKLLIYLIGILTVLAVRHWQVLIIIGFGLLFLNIFLKKFREVWQRLCVASPFLLTAVILGFFHKRGGWVFGRILVLKLVNIVFLNNIVFSNFTEKDLIVGMGQFGIPQIIRAIILFIFRYRELLKEEINQLKLARKLRGGSIGLGWFNLQEYLDLGQVIGAGLIRALDRGDRIYQAMCLRGLRIRTLVQSHKNLYDNWLLLVLMGLMSGVIILLDKGGIF; from the coding sequence ATGATGAAGGTTCAACCGGGAAGTAAATTGTTGATTTATTTAATTGGGATTTTGACAGTACTGGCAGTTAGACATTGGCAGGTTCTCATTATCATTGGGTTTGGTTTGCTGTTTTTAAATATCTTTTTAAAAAAATTTAGAGAGGTTTGGCAGCGTTTATGTGTTGCCAGCCCTTTTTTATTAACAGCAGTTATCCTTGGATTTTTCCATAAAAGAGGAGGTTGGGTTTTTGGTAGAATATTGGTGCTTAAATTGGTTAACATTGTTTTTTTGAATAATATAGTCTTTTCCAATTTTACTGAAAAAGATTTGATAGTTGGAATGGGCCAGTTTGGGATTCCACAGATTATTCGGGCAATCATATTATTTATATTCAGGTATCGGGAACTTTTAAAAGAAGAGATTAACCAGCTTAAATTGGCCCGGAAGCTTAGGGGTGGTAGTATAGGACTTGGGTGGTTTAATTTGCAGGAATATCTTGATTTAGGCCAGGTGATTGGAGCCGGGCTGATCCGTGCACTTGATCGGGGTGATAGGATTTATCAGGCGATGTGTCTTAGAGGATTGAGGATTAGGACACTGGTTCAGAGTCATAAGAATCTGTACGATAACTGGTTATTATTAGTGTTAATGGGACTGATGTCGGGAGTGATAATATTACTGGATAAGGGAGGAATTTTTTAA
- a CDS encoding energy-coupling factor ABC transporter ATP-binding protein → MAKDSETILMVKDLTFRYPGGEPVLKTISFALKAGEKTVLLGPNGAGKSTLLFNLLRLYSPEEGEIYLKGKRLKDVPEEFLRQKLAYIFQNPDDQVFAPTVEEDILYGPVQFGIDSKEQKNRLKQVVELLQIKELLKRNPRHLSYGEKRRVALAGVLVMNPEIIFFDEPLAFLDPPGRKLFIKIMEELFCQGKTLLVATHDLNFAAEWGQRFLVLKDGRIIADGDHKILKKGIATFDYSLPIPTQIFQGFVHESQLPLTIKESRELLKNLLL, encoded by the coding sequence ATGGCAAAGGATTCAGAAACGATTTTGATGGTTAAAGATCTTACCTTTCGTTATCCCGGTGGAGAGCCTGTATTGAAGACAATTTCTTTTGCACTTAAAGCTGGGGAAAAGACTGTATTGCTTGGCCCTAATGGTGCAGGTAAATCAACTTTGTTATTTAATCTATTGAGATTATATTCGCCTGAAGAAGGGGAAATTTATCTCAAGGGAAAACGGTTAAAAGACGTTCCTGAAGAATTCTTACGCCAGAAATTGGCTTATATCTTCCAGAATCCTGACGATCAGGTTTTTGCTCCAACAGTGGAAGAAGATATTCTCTATGGCCCGGTTCAATTTGGCATAGATTCTAAAGAACAGAAAAATAGATTGAAACAGGTCGTAGAGCTTTTGCAAATAAAAGAGCTTTTAAAGCGTAATCCGCGTCATTTGAGTTATGGAGAGAAAAGACGGGTGGCTTTAGCTGGAGTATTGGTAATGAATCCGGAGATAATTTTTTTTGATGAGCCCCTGGCTTTCTTAGATCCCCCGGGGCGCAAACTCTTTATTAAAATTATGGAAGAGCTTTTTTGTCAGGGTAAAACCCTTCTTGTGGCAACCCATGATTTAAATTTTGCTGCTGAATGGGGTCAGCGTTTTTTGGTGTTAAAAGATGGTCGAATTATTGCTGACGGTGATCATAAAATCTTAAAAAAAGGGATTGCAACCTTTGATTACAGTCTACCTATTCCGACCCAGATCTTTCAGGGGTTTGTACATGAGTCACAGCTTCCATTAACTATTAAAGAGAGCAGAGAATTATTGAAAAATCTTTTGTTATAA
- a CDS encoding nucleoside recognition domain-containing protein: protein MNKIWLGLTVLGIIVGAINGKMEAVSQSILQAAIDSVEILLKLIGPMAFWLGIMKIAEKSGFTNLAAQLVRPLMRYLFPEVPPDHPAMGAMVMNFSANILGLGNSSTPLGIQAMKELQTLNPHPTRATKAMLTFLVINTSSITLLPGTMIGLRIAAGSREPVVIVGTTLFATTISTIAALLVDRVCRLTLKD, encoded by the coding sequence ATGAATAAAATCTGGCTGGGATTAACTGTACTTGGAATTATTGTTGGGGCTATCAATGGAAAGATGGAAGCTGTTTCGCAAAGTATTCTTCAAGCGGCTATAGATAGTGTGGAGATATTACTAAAATTGATTGGGCCAATGGCTTTCTGGTTAGGAATTATGAAAATTGCTGAAAAATCCGGATTTACCAATCTGGCCGCACAACTAGTGAGACCTTTAATGAGATATCTTTTCCCTGAAGTACCGCCTGATCATCCAGCTATGGGAGCTATGGTAATGAACTTTAGTGCAAATATTTTGGGGCTGGGAAATTCTTCTACACCTCTGGGAATTCAGGCCATGAAAGAACTCCAGACTCTAAATCCTCACCCAACTCGGGCAACCAAAGCCATGCTGACTTTTTTGGTAATCAATACATCGAGTATCACCCTTCTTCCGGGAACCATGATCGGATTGAGGATTGCTGCTGGTTCTAGAGAACCAGTGGTAATTGTCGGTACTACCCTTTTTGCTACAACCATTTCAACTATTGCAGCCCTTCTGGTAGATAGGGTATGTCGGTTGACACTTAAAGATTAA
- a CDS encoding spore maturation protein: MINLIQTISAWAIPVIVVLIPCYGFIKGVKVYDTFVEGAKDGFKTVVNIIPYLVAMMVTINILRASGTLELLIYGVEPILKYFNIPKEIFPLVILRPLSGSGSMAFVNSIFQTHGPDSLLGKMASTIIGSSETTFYVVAVYFGAVGIKDSRYAIPIGLIADVAGFLAGVFICNLVFKSY; encoded by the coding sequence TTGATAAATTTAATCCAGACTATTTCTGCCTGGGCAATTCCGGTGATAGTAGTTTTAATTCCGTGCTATGGGTTTATTAAAGGAGTAAAAGTATATGACACATTTGTAGAGGGAGCTAAAGATGGTTTTAAAACGGTGGTAAATATTATTCCTTATCTTGTGGCGATGATGGTAACCATTAATATTTTGCGTGCTTCTGGTACGCTGGAGCTACTAATCTATGGAGTGGAACCTATTCTTAAGTATTTTAATATTCCCAAAGAGATTTTTCCACTGGTGATCTTAAGGCCGTTATCTGGAAGTGGTTCTATGGCTTTTGTAAATTCTATATTCCAAACTCACGGACCTGATTCATTACTGGGTAAAATGGCTTCAACCATTATAGGTAGCTCAGAAACTACTTTTTATGTTGTTGCAGTTTATTTTGGAGCAGTAGGAATTAAAGATAGTCGGTATGCTATTCCCATTGGATTGATTGCTGATGTGGCTGGTTTTCTTGCAGGTGTTTTTATTTGCAACCTGGTTTTTAAAAGCTATTGA
- a CDS encoding PHP domain-containing protein — MAIDLHLHTTASDGTYTPTEIVDEAKKLGLTAIAITDHDNMNGVEEALKRGKEIGLEVVPGIELNTDYEEKEIHILGYYLNYSSKEVHDILDELINSRVNRAQKMVEKLNQMGINISYERVKEIAVGGAIGRPHIAKALIEAGYAEDWSEAFDRFIGRDCPAYVPRTKLTPFAAIKLILNAGGVPVLAHPGLNNLDEIIPGLIEAGLMGIEVYHFEHTGEDKVHYLKMAQKNNLIITGGSDCHGPGSKSGARLGQVKLPEQFLTELKKGLSQKSLYNPQK; from the coding sequence ATGGCTATTGATCTGCATTTACATACGACAGCTTCAGATGGAACTTATACTCCAACAGAAATTGTAGATGAGGCGAAAAAATTAGGCTTAACCGCTATTGCCATTACGGATCATGATAATATGAATGGGGTGGAAGAGGCTCTTAAACGGGGAAAGGAGATTGGATTGGAAGTAGTTCCTGGTATTGAATTAAATACAGACTATGAGGAAAAAGAGATTCATATTCTCGGGTATTATTTGAATTATTCTTCAAAGGAAGTGCATGATATTCTGGATGAACTTATAAATAGTAGAGTTAATCGGGCCCAAAAGATGGTGGAAAAATTAAATCAGATGGGAATAAATATTTCTTATGAACGAGTTAAAGAGATTGCCGTCGGAGGTGCAATAGGTCGTCCCCATATTGCCAAGGCTCTTATTGAAGCAGGTTATGCTGAAGATTGGAGTGAAGCTTTTGACCGATTTATCGGACGCGATTGTCCAGCTTATGTACCTAGAACTAAACTGACTCCTTTTGCTGCTATAAAGTTAATCTTAAATGCTGGAGGAGTCCCGGTTTTAGCACATCCGGGATTAAATAATTTAGATGAAATTATACCGGGATTAATAGAAGCAGGTCTTATGGGGATTGAAGTTTATCATTTTGAACATACTGGAGAAGATAAAGTTCATTATCTAAAGATGGCTCAAAAGAATAATCTTATCATAACCGGGGGTTCTGATTGTCATGGCCCAGGAAGCAAATCAGGAGCACGTTTAGGTCAGGTTAAGTTACCTGAACAGTTTTTAACAGAGTTAAAGAAGGGGCTGTCCCAAAAGTCCCTTTATAACCCCCAAAAGTAA
- a CDS encoding IS1182 family transposase, whose product MKRKNHNKKTFIEYNMNQTMLPLSFDVFIPENHLVRVVNSAIERMNIEPLLEKYKGGGRSSYHPKMMLKVIVYAYTQRIYSSRRIAKALRENIYFMWLSGNNKPDFRTINRFRSEIMKDVIDEVFASVLELLIEEGYVKLENYFLDGTKIEANANKYSFVWRKATKKYKARLRAKINELLKEIEKTNEEENRLYGDNDLEEMGEGKEIDSKKLEEKIKELEERLEKNSKDKKLKKTVKELKDKCLPRMKKYEQQEEILNGRNSYSKTDTDATFMRMKEDHMKNGQLKPAYNVQIGTENQFVVGYSIHQRPADSRCLIPHLEKVKEVTGKIPENVIADSGYGSEENYDYLEKANTNIYVKYNTFHKEQKKKFKNDIFKVENWPYDKENDEFICPVQRRLIYCKTKEIKTENGYTKQIRYYKCENCDGCELKENCTKAKGDRVIRINFKLREYKQKVKENLCSDKGMKLRSQRAIEAESVFGRIKGNWSFRRFLLRGLEKVKIEWGLLCIAHNLAKLQQYRMSGMGFYFLNRKIFNEFKMNNEKRGHAQK is encoded by the coding sequence ATGAAGAGGAAAAACCATAATAAAAAGACATTTATTGAATATAATATGAATCAGACAATGTTGCCTTTGAGTTTTGATGTGTTTATTCCTGAGAATCATTTAGTAAGGGTGGTAAATTCAGCTATAGAAAGGATGAATATTGAACCCCTGCTTGAAAAATATAAAGGTGGGGGTAGAAGCAGCTACCATCCGAAAATGATGCTTAAGGTTATAGTATATGCCTATACTCAGAGAATATATTCATCAAGACGAATTGCCAAGGCACTTCGGGAAAATATTTATTTTATGTGGCTTAGTGGTAACAATAAACCTGATTTTCGGACGATAAACCGATTCAGATCAGAGATCATGAAAGATGTTATTGATGAGGTATTTGCATCAGTATTGGAACTTCTTATAGAAGAAGGATATGTAAAGTTAGAGAATTACTTTTTAGATGGTACAAAAATAGAAGCTAATGCAAACAAATATAGCTTTGTCTGGAGAAAAGCGACAAAGAAGTACAAAGCAAGGCTTAGGGCAAAAATTAATGAACTTTTAAAAGAGATTGAGAAAACCAACGAAGAAGAGAATAGATTGTATGGGGATAATGACCTGGAGGAGATGGGTGAAGGAAAAGAAATAGATTCAAAGAAACTCGAAGAAAAAATTAAGGAACTTGAAGAACGTCTAGAAAAGAACTCCAAAGATAAGAAGTTAAAAAAAACAGTTAAAGAGCTCAAAGATAAATGTCTTCCTCGAATGAAAAAATATGAGCAGCAGGAAGAGATTTTAAATGGACGAAACAGTTATTCTAAAACAGATACTGATGCAACTTTTATGAGAATGAAAGAAGACCACATGAAAAATGGGCAATTGAAGCCCGCATATAATGTTCAGATAGGTACAGAGAATCAGTTTGTAGTTGGTTATAGTATTCATCAAAGGCCGGCAGATTCAAGATGCTTAATACCTCATTTAGAAAAAGTAAAAGAAGTTACAGGTAAGATTCCGGAAAATGTGATAGCTGATTCAGGTTATGGTAGTGAGGAAAATTATGATTACTTAGAGAAAGCCAATACTAATATTTATGTTAAGTATAATACTTTTCATAAAGAACAAAAGAAGAAGTTTAAAAATGATATATTTAAAGTAGAAAACTGGCCGTATGATAAAGAAAACGACGAGTTTATTTGTCCTGTTCAAAGAAGACTCATTTACTGTAAGACAAAAGAAATTAAGACTGAAAATGGATATACTAAACAAATTAGATATTACAAATGCGAAAATTGTGATGGGTGTGAGTTAAAAGAAAATTGTACCAAGGCCAAAGGTGATCGAGTAATAAGAATAAATTTTAAATTACGTGAATATAAGCAAAAGGTAAAGGAAAACCTTTGTTCCGATAAAGGTATGAAACTCCGTTCTCAAAGAGCAATTGAAGCGGAATCTGTCTTTGGAAGGATCAAAGGTAATTGGTCATTCCGGAGATTTCTGCTTCGTGGCCTTGAGAAAGTAAAAATTGAATGGGGTTTACTGTGTATAGCCCATAACCTGGCTAAACTGCAACAGTATAGAATGTCAGGTATGGGTTTTTATTTTCTTAACAGAAAAATTTTCAATGAATTTAAAATGAACAATGAAAAAAGGGGCCATGCCCAAAAGTAA
- a CDS encoding peptidylprolyl isomerase yields the protein MCRKGMLILAVVAILISVIGVYGYIKAEDKIPDNALARVNDSYILEDVHARYVERQVKRLQQTYNLDFTGEEHKEQLLNLKRQILEQLIRNEILLQTAFEYGIEITDEEVQAEIDKIKASYPDDETFKKVLEQVKYTLEDLRNDIIIQKSYEKLAERLGQDLTVTEEEMMEYYEKNIRRFTEEEQVRASHILVETKEEALEILDKINNGEDFADLARKYSNCPSSDRGGDLGFFGRGRMVYEFEKAAFSTEVGEITGPVETEFGWHIIKVTDKKEAIVHPYEEVKEEIYETLLIKKKNNAAVALLRQKWEEADIEYYVDYAKPQEITDSNNN from the coding sequence ATGTGTAGAAAAGGAATGTTAATTTTGGCTGTGGTGGCCATACTTATCTCAGTAATTGGGGTTTATGGTTACATTAAAGCAGAAGACAAAATACCGGATAATGCCTTGGCCAGGGTGAATGATTCCTATATATTGGAAGATGTTCATGCCCGATATGTTGAAAGACAGGTTAAGCGTTTGCAACAAACCTATAATCTGGATTTCACAGGAGAGGAGCATAAAGAACAGTTACTTAATCTTAAAAGACAAATTTTAGAACAGTTGATCAGAAATGAAATTCTCCTTCAAACTGCTTTTGAATATGGAATAGAAATAACAGATGAAGAGGTTCAGGCTGAGATTGATAAAATTAAGGCTTCTTATCCAGATGACGAGACCTTCAAAAAAGTGTTGGAACAGGTAAAATATACTTTAGAAGATCTCAGGAATGATATTATTATACAGAAATCTTATGAAAAATTAGCAGAACGGCTTGGGCAAGATTTAACTGTTACAGAAGAAGAGATGATGGAATATTATGAGAAAAACATTCGTCGTTTTACTGAAGAAGAACAGGTCCGGGCATCCCATATTTTGGTTGAGACAAAAGAGGAGGCTTTAGAGATTTTAGATAAAATTAACAATGGTGAAGATTTTGCTGATCTAGCCAGGAAATATTCTAATTGTCCAAGCTCTGACCGGGGTGGAGATCTGGGGTTCTTTGGTCGCGGACGCATGGTATATGAATTCGAAAAGGCAGCTTTTTCAACAGAAGTTGGTGAAATTACCGGACCAGTTGAAACTGAATTTGGTTGGCATATTATTAAAGTAACTGACAAAAAGGAAGCTATAGTTCATCCATATGAAGAAGTTAAAGAAGAAATTTATGAAACTTTGCTTATCAAAAAGAAAAACAATGCTGCAGTTGCCCTTTTGAGACAAAAGTGGGAAGAGGCTGATATAGAATATTATGTTGATTATGCTAAACCACAGGAAATTACTGATTCTAATAATAACTAA
- a CDS encoding MotA/TolQ/ExbB proton channel family protein, with amino-acid sequence MLEFIKQGGPTIYPLLACSVIGLAVVLERLFYFFRIKNDNFRMFRKIEMMIAEGEITRAAHELKSERGPVAKIIAAGLAHYGQDRRVIEEHIRVAGEHEVHKLEKNLAILDIIASISPLLGLLGTVLGIIDSFNILSTTAGIAAPAQLSSGIAAALISTAVGLIIAIPAMLFYSYFVSIVDKNTKEMNKWSVELIDLLSYRGEKDVQI; translated from the coding sequence ATGCTGGAATTTATAAAACAGGGAGGACCTACAATTTATCCACTTCTTGCGTGTTCAGTAATTGGTCTGGCAGTAGTTCTTGAGCGGTTGTTCTATTTTTTCAGGATTAAAAATGATAACTTTCGGATGTTTAGGAAAATAGAAATGATGATTGCAGAAGGGGAGATTACCCGGGCTGCCCATGAATTAAAAAGTGAGCGGGGTCCGGTAGCAAAGATTATAGCTGCGGGTTTGGCCCATTATGGACAGGATAGAAGGGTGATTGAAGAACATATTCGTGTTGCAGGTGAACATGAAGTTCATAAGTTAGAAAAAAACTTAGCCATATTGGATATAATTGCTTCCATATCTCCGCTTTTGGGTCTTTTGGGAACAGTTCTTGGAATTATCGATAGTTTTAATATTTTGAGTACGACGGCGGGTATTGCTGCTCCTGCACAATTAAGCAGCGGGATTGCTGCTGCACTGATTAGTACTGCTGTGGGGCTTATCATTGCTATACCAGCAATGTTGTTTTACTCATATTTTGTTAGTATTGTAGATAAAAATACCAAAGAGATGAATAAATGGAGTGTAGAACTTATAGATCTTTTAAGTTATCGGGGTGAAAAAGATGTTCAAATCTAA
- a CDS encoding ExbD/TolR family protein, whose amino-acid sequence MFKSKLKKRPRIEIVPMIDVIFFLLVFFMLFTTFKTTPYGFDLKLPKATAVVKTESVNILIQIANDGQLFLKDKPVTLSELKEQVRQKLEDKPDTVIVIKADENAKYKSLIQVMDAISQVGGTKFSLAAEKDERKK is encoded by the coding sequence ATGTTCAAATCTAAATTAAAAAAGCGACCGAGAATTGAAATTGTACCCATGATCGATGTAATCTTTTTTTTACTGGTCTTCTTTATGTTATTTACTACTTTTAAGACAACACCTTATGGTTTTGATTTAAAATTACCAAAAGCTACAGCTGTTGTTAAGACTGAATCAGTTAATATTTTGATTCAAATTGCTAATGATGGTCAGCTTTTTTTGAAAGACAAACCTGTGACATTAAGTGAACTTAAAGAGCAGGTCAGGCAAAAATTAGAAGATAAACCTGATACGGTTATTGTTATAAAAGCAGATGAAAATGCTAAGTATAAGTCGTTAATTCAGGTTATGGATGCTATAAGCCAGGTGGGAGGAACAAAGTTCTCCCTGGCTGCAGAAAAAGATGAAAGAAAGAAATAG
- a CDS encoding energy transducer TonB, translated as MRRRKKESSHLKYYIVISLIIHLGILYFLPYGLNVIATKGFMESEGKLYFVEFVQLETEVSKVQKSSKQPGDDEKILVSEEKKDIEEKKIEEKPPVKEPEPEEKDQGILETVEPEPKQEPELASKPASERKSTPEPVSEPESTSELESIPESVSEPELTEPEIEPESEQVSEPQSEPASETDTNVYQTNSGSDIAAEQVVTSENSDEIIEIPGAKQSKSENKPEEKVEEKIEPEEMKPVPESVENSKLSTSNDAAGAEPAQESEEEKKPALPSHPNATIARSIKPVYPKNAANEGVEGTVDLLVRIKADGTVQDVQITKSSNDVRLDNVALNTIKSGWRFKPYPYSYTIEITIEYKDGDTRVILGELKFLE; from the coding sequence ATGAGAAGACGTAAAAAAGAATCATCTCATTTAAAATATTATATCGTCATCTCATTGATTATCCATCTGGGAATCCTTTATTTCCTACCCTATGGTCTTAATGTTATAGCAACCAAAGGGTTTATGGAGTCTGAAGGAAAATTGTATTTTGTAGAATTTGTTCAGTTGGAAACTGAAGTATCTAAGGTACAGAAATCCAGCAAACAACCTGGAGATGATGAAAAAATACTGGTAAGCGAAGAAAAAAAAGATATAGAGGAAAAGAAAATAGAAGAAAAACCACCTGTTAAGGAGCCGGAACCTGAAGAGAAAGATCAAGGAATTTTAGAAACGGTGGAACCTGAGCCTAAACAGGAACCGGAATTGGCATCTAAACCAGCTTCTGAACGAAAATCAACACCTGAACCTGTTTCTGAACCGGAATCTACTTCTGAATTGGAATCTATTCCTGAGTCAGTCTCAGAGCCGGAATTAACTGAACCTGAGATAGAACCTGAATCTGAACAAGTTTCTGAACCTCAATCAGAACCTGCTTCTGAAACAGATACAAATGTTTATCAAACAAATTCTGGTTCTGATATTGCTGCTGAACAGGTAGTAACCAGTGAAAATAGTGATGAAATAATTGAAATTCCGGGAGCTAAACAATCAAAATCTGAAAATAAACCTGAAGAGAAGGTAGAAGAAAAGATTGAGCCTGAAGAGATGAAACCTGTACCTGAATCTGTTGAAAATAGTAAACTTTCCACTTCTAATGATGCAGCTGGGGCGGAACCTGCTCAAGAGTCAGAGGAGGAGAAAAAACCCGCTCTACCTTCCCATCCAAATGCGACCATTGCCAGGTCTATTAAACCTGTATATCCAAAAAATGCAGCCAACGAAGGTGTAGAAGGAACAGTTGATCTTTTGGTTAGGATAAAAGCTGATGGTACAGTTCAAGATGTGCAAATTACCAAATCTTCCAATGATGTTCGTTTGGATAATGTAGCTTTGAATACCATTAAGTCAGGCTGGCGTTTTAAACCTTATCCCTATTCTTATACCATTGAGATAACAATCGAATATAAAGATGGCGATACCAGAGTAATTTTAGGAGAACTAAAATTTCTGGAGTAA
- a CDS encoding S-layer homology domain-containing protein, giving the protein MKRLWIALLILILVLGVNNAPGWASEIKDVDPSHWAYKSIKMLIDKGYISLYEDSTFRGDKSVSRYELAEVVARLLERLEEGTISADQIDVNTIRELTVEFRKELVDIIQKQNLFSSRLSQLEKNQVVIKEDIAHKQQQIEEIIDQLILLKELEHKLEKAEGELTALKKQITQVENDMAQGLSFSISDLNTQIKNLQAEDEANAKAIKALQEENAQLKEEIANLKEKNTEMLYYMIGGLLLSLLIR; this is encoded by the coding sequence ATGAAACGTTTATGGATAGCATTACTGATTTTAATATTGGTTTTAGGAGTAAATAATGCTCCTGGTTGGGCCAGTGAGATTAAAGATGTAGATCCTTCTCATTGGGCTTATAAAAGTATAAAGATGTTGATAGATAAAGGATATATTTCATTGTACGAGGATAGTACGTTTCGCGGAGATAAAAGTGTTTCTAGATATGAATTGGCTGAAGTAGTTGCAAGACTTTTGGAAAGATTAGAAGAGGGTACGATTAGTGCTGACCAGATAGATGTAAATACTATTCGGGAGTTAACAGTAGAGTTTCGTAAAGAATTGGTAGATATCATTCAGAAACAAAATCTCTTTTCTAGTCGTTTATCCCAACTGGAGAAAAATCAGGTGGTAATTAAAGAGGATATTGCCCACAAACAACAGCAGATTGAAGAAATTATTGATCAATTAATTCTCTTAAAGGAATTAGAGCATAAGTTAGAAAAGGCTGAAGGAGAATTGACAGCATTAAAGAAGCAAATTACTCAGGTAGAAAATGATATGGCTCAAGGTCTTTCTTTTAGTATTTCTGATTTGAATACCCAGATAAAAAATTTACAGGCTGAGGATGAGGCTAATGCTAAAGCTATAAAAGCTTTACAGGAAGAGAATGCGCAGTTAAAAGAGGAGATTGCTAATTTAAAAGAGAAAAATACCGAAATGTTGTATTATATGATTGGTGGCCTACTTCTGTCTTTACTTATCCGCTAA